One region of Limisphaera ngatamarikiensis genomic DNA includes:
- a CDS encoding type II secretion system protein GspD, with translation MTQHNRTLRLLTAVMIAAMTWQLWGQAQPRATTRTTGAGLRTGTGGYPSPTSVGEAMVTADLESRRLIVVTDDETAEAISQVISNLDRPKPQVLIKVTFLEATYRDGLDFGIQGSRNRNIGRNTTMTVDQAFRALTGGPTSGAFNFGLLGSDWEVTLRAIAENGKLEVLSRPTILARNNQQATIVIGQQVPLITATRYDNFGNQINSITYENVGIILRVTPFITSDDMVEMIISPEISALSEQSVAIASGTNAAAAAPVINIRSADTVVVVPDGHTVVIGGLMQKSKMATQSKVPVLGDIPLLGNAFKRRVENDAKTELLIFLTPYIVKYPQDLVQVSDRERMNSETLPRAFNEPEIYRFLDTLPMKSDGPGPH, from the coding sequence ATGACGCAACACAACCGGACCCTTCGTCTCCTGACGGCCGTCATGATCGCAGCCATGACCTGGCAACTGTGGGGCCAGGCCCAGCCCCGGGCCACCACCCGCACCACGGGCGCCGGCCTGCGCACCGGCACCGGCGGCTACCCCAGCCCCACCTCCGTCGGAGAAGCCATGGTCACCGCCGACCTCGAAAGCCGCAGGTTGATCGTCGTGACCGACGACGAAACCGCCGAGGCCATCAGCCAGGTCATCTCCAACCTGGACCGGCCCAAACCGCAGGTCCTCATCAAGGTCACCTTCCTGGAGGCCACCTACCGGGACGGCCTGGACTTCGGCATCCAGGGCAGTCGCAACCGCAACATCGGCCGCAACACCACCATGACCGTCGACCAGGCCTTCCGCGCCCTCACCGGCGGACCCACCAGCGGCGCCTTCAACTTCGGCCTGTTGGGGTCCGACTGGGAGGTCACCCTCCGCGCCATCGCCGAAAACGGCAAACTCGAAGTCCTCTCCCGGCCCACCATCCTGGCGCGCAACAATCAGCAGGCCACCATCGTCATCGGACAACAGGTCCCCCTCATCACCGCCACCCGCTACGACAACTTCGGCAACCAGATCAACTCCATCACCTACGAAAACGTCGGCATCATCCTGCGCGTCACCCCCTTCATCACCTCGGATGACATGGTCGAAATGATCATTTCGCCCGAGATTTCCGCCCTGTCCGAACAAAGCGTGGCCATCGCCAGCGGCACCAACGCCGCCGCAGCCGCCCCCGTGATCAACATCCGGTCCGCCGACACCGTCGTGGTCGTCCCCGATGGCCACACCGTCGTCATCGGCGGCCTCATGCAAAAAAGCAAAATGGCCACCCAGAGCAAGGTGCCCGTCCTCGGCGACATCCCCCTGCTGGGCAACGCCTTCAAACGCCGCGTGGAAAACGATGCCAAAACCGAACTGCTCATCTTCCTCACACCCTACATCGTGAAGTACCCGCAGGACCTGGTTCAGGTGTCCGACCGCGAGCGCATGAACTCGGAAACCTTGCCCAGGGCATTCAATGAACCCGAAATCTACCGGTTCCTGGACACCCTGCCGATGAAATCGGACGGTCCCGGACCGCACTGA
- a CDS encoding sensor histidine kinase, with product MQPARQSRWVYALLALVWAALIAWQWAEHLRVRHNARQALIRRAQDISTTLGVVLRSQRRFGIIPKDRLESTLQELVKPDELMGVAMLNAAGEVVASAGAPIDVHLRGLVPTGQHWGPNFVALMNLVDLGTELTAEPEPQRPTLVLPREELPPFGRERPPPPDTDRPPGTPPPGTAAPTGQPAPRPPEREIRPENRDEDAFHGRRPRDRRPPFGRPFWMSEQEYQEAIQRQGLHSFVIMLSTDAMTQRCRQDLWQRGVIAFFVTLTTLAFALAWRSLLRSADLEVRLARAAAVNRQLQEMSLVAAGLAHETKNPLNIIRTTAQMLAQDNAIPEPSRARARQIMEEADRVTAQLNEFIHYSRPREVRRTAVALGRVVDELRRTLAHDLEDKQIQWHADPNLPTIEADEPLLRQALFNLLLNAIQAVDVGGRIEVTTVRLGPAQIALEVRDDGPGVPPEHRNDIFKPYFTTHPKGSGLGLAVVRQIVLAHGWDIEYRPNEPRGAVFRIAPIRVLAPATN from the coding sequence ATGCAACCGGCCCGGCAAAGTCGGTGGGTCTACGCGCTGCTGGCCCTGGTCTGGGCAGCCCTCATCGCCTGGCAATGGGCCGAGCACCTCCGCGTCCGGCACAACGCACGTCAGGCCCTCATCCGCAGGGCCCAGGACATCTCCACCACCCTGGGCGTCGTCCTCCGATCCCAGCGCCGCTTCGGCATCATCCCCAAGGACAGACTCGAATCCACCCTCCAGGAACTGGTCAAACCGGATGAATTAATGGGCGTGGCCATGCTCAACGCCGCGGGCGAGGTGGTCGCCTCGGCCGGCGCACCCATCGACGTCCACCTGCGCGGCCTGGTCCCCACCGGCCAGCACTGGGGCCCCAACTTCGTCGCGTTGATGAACCTGGTGGACCTCGGCACCGAACTGACCGCCGAACCCGAACCGCAACGACCCACCCTCGTCCTCCCCCGGGAGGAACTGCCACCCTTCGGCCGCGAACGACCTCCCCCGCCCGACACCGACCGTCCACCGGGGACCCCACCCCCGGGCACGGCCGCACCGACCGGCCAACCCGCACCGCGACCGCCCGAACGCGAAATCCGACCGGAGAACCGCGACGAGGACGCCTTCCACGGACGCCGGCCCAGGGATCGCCGACCTCCCTTCGGCCGACCCTTCTGGATGAGCGAGCAGGAATACCAGGAAGCCATCCAGCGTCAGGGCCTCCACAGCTTCGTCATCATGCTCTCCACCGACGCAATGACCCAGCGGTGCCGACAGGACCTCTGGCAGCGCGGTGTCATCGCTTTTTTCGTCACCCTCACCACCCTGGCCTTCGCCCTCGCCTGGCGCAGCCTGCTCCGATCCGCCGACCTGGAAGTCCGCCTGGCCCGGGCCGCCGCAGTCAACCGTCAGCTCCAGGAAATGAGCCTCGTCGCCGCCGGCCTCGCCCATGAAACCAAAAACCCCCTCAACATCATCCGCACCACCGCCCAGATGCTGGCCCAGGACAACGCCATTCCCGAACCCTCCCGGGCCCGCGCCCGCCAGATCATGGAAGAGGCCGATCGCGTCACCGCGCAGCTCAACGAGTTCATCCATTACTCGCGACCCCGCGAGGTCCGACGCACCGCCGTCGCACTGGGCCGGGTGGTGGACGAACTGCGTCGCACCCTGGCCCATGACCTCGAAGACAAACAGATCCAGTGGCACGCCGACCCCAACCTGCCCACCATCGAGGCCGACGAACCCCTCCTGCGCCAGGCGCTCTTCAACCTCCTGCTCAACGCCATCCAAGCCGTCGACGTGGGCGGCCGGATCGAAGTGACCACCGTCCGACTCGGCCCGGCTCAAATCGCCCTCGAAGTCCGCGACGACGGACCGGGTGTGCCCCCCGAACACCGCAACGACATCTTCAAACCCTACTTCACCACCCACCCCAAAGGGTCCGGCCTCGGCCTGGCCGTGGTCCGGCAGATCGTCCTGGCACACGGCTGGGACATCGAATACCGGCCCAACGAACCGCGCGGCGCCGTCTTCCGCATCGCACCCATCCGCGTGCTCGCCCCGGCCACCAACTAG
- a CDS encoding PD40 domain-containing protein produces the protein MKAVVHCGRFFPGGSTAARLLAGFGPGMVLCLAGLTGLVAAEGSGPVGSPADRLPPHIRQLTWFGERADWSHDGRRILFLSKTFGDAMELDLATGRIRNLTAHYPHHGYTRALYLANGDILLSGPETFDPRRPGEARVQCWLYVLNPRVEAPPVPLGTKCSEGPAVSRRRLHLAWTHVAAQYPEEMPAGTSRIWEADLVYEGGRPRLANRRLVLDSRALPFRCTLETQNFRPPDEKELIFSAYGYQGTEVCGVNLETGVVTNYSQAPDQYDEPEGIFPDGTATLVECDRQNRLGPGAVDLWRLELDGSGRYERLTFFSDFPGYKASNPVVSDDGRYIAFQLARSKDAAGVGHGIFLFDLRAWAAERAGTVSGSR, from the coding sequence ATGAAGGCCGTGGTGCATTGCGGAAGGTTTTTCCCGGGCGGTTCCACAGCGGCGCGACTTCTGGCGGGGTTCGGCCCGGGGATGGTGCTGTGCCTGGCCGGGTTGACCGGCTTGGTGGCCGCGGAAGGATCGGGTCCGGTCGGCAGTCCGGCAGACCGGTTGCCACCGCATATCCGGCAACTGACGTGGTTTGGGGAGCGGGCCGACTGGTCGCATGACGGTCGGCGGATCCTTTTTCTTTCGAAGACGTTCGGGGACGCGATGGAGCTGGATCTTGCGACCGGACGGATTCGCAACCTGACGGCGCATTATCCGCACCACGGTTACACGCGGGCGTTGTATCTGGCGAATGGGGACATCCTGTTGTCGGGGCCGGAGACATTCGATCCGCGCCGGCCGGGCGAGGCGCGGGTGCAGTGTTGGTTGTACGTGTTGAATCCGCGGGTGGAAGCGCCGCCGGTACCGTTGGGCACCAAGTGCAGCGAGGGGCCGGCGGTTTCGCGGCGTCGGCTACATCTGGCATGGACGCATGTGGCGGCGCAGTATCCGGAGGAGATGCCGGCCGGCACGTCACGGATTTGGGAGGCGGACCTGGTGTACGAGGGGGGCCGACCGCGGCTGGCCAATCGGCGGTTGGTGTTGGACAGTCGGGCTCTGCCGTTTCGGTGCACGCTGGAGACGCAGAACTTCCGGCCGCCGGATGAGAAGGAACTGATTTTCAGTGCGTACGGTTACCAGGGCACGGAAGTGTGCGGTGTGAATCTGGAGACGGGGGTAGTGACCAACTACTCGCAGGCGCCGGACCAGTACGACGAGCCGGAGGGGATTTTCCCGGATGGCACGGCCACGTTGGTGGAATGTGACCGGCAGAACCGTTTGGGGCCCGGCGCAGTGGACTTGTGGCGTTTGGAACTGGACGGTTCGGGTCGGTATGAGCGTCTGACGTTCTTCAGCGATTTCCCCGGGTACAAGGCTTCCAATCCGGTGGTGAGCGATGATGGCCGGTACATTGCGTTTCAACTGGCGCGGTCGAAGGATGCGGCGGGTGTTGGGCACGGCATTTTCCTGTTTGATCTTCGGGCGTGGGCGGCGGAGCGGGCCGGCACGGTCTCCGGGTCCCGGTAG
- the rpmE gene encoding 50S ribosomal protein L31, whose translation MKADIHPKYVDAEIRCACGNVIKTRSTKPVIIVGICNACHPFYTGQQKLVDTAGRVDKFQQRQAKTAALQAALAEKKKKKR comes from the coding sequence ATGAAAGCGGACATTCATCCGAAATACGTGGACGCGGAAATCCGTTGCGCCTGCGGCAACGTGATCAAAACCCGGTCCACCAAGCCGGTGATCATTGTGGGCATTTGCAATGCCTGCCACCCGTTCTACACCGGCCAGCAAAAACTGGTGGACACCGCCGGGCGCGTGGACAAGTTCCAGCAGCGGCAGGCCAAGACCGCCGCGCTGCAGGCGGCCCTGGCCGAAAAGAAAAAGAAAAAACGCTAG
- the prfA gene encoding peptide chain release factor 1 has product MDMKPYIERFRRRLAELETALADPVVATQPARLQELAREYARLKELVTTGDQYLRVEEELQRNRDLLEAEPPQSELAPLIREEIARCESDLARLTRELQRGLLPPDPADHRNIVMEIRAGAGGQEAALFAADLYRMYTRYAEARGWKVEPIDASPSDLGGFKEVIFLVSGSDVYQRLKYESGVHRVQRVPVTEAQGRIHTSTCTVAVLPEAEEVDVEIKPEELEITVSRASGPGGQGVNTTDSAVQILHKPTGLIVRCADERSQQKNKAKALRVLRARLLEAKRAEEAARYAAQRRAQVGTGERNERIRTYNFPQNRVTDHRIDLTLYNLGAILDGDLDPVIEPLMAHDLTRRLEEWTRNQPA; this is encoded by the coding sequence ATGGACATGAAACCTTACATCGAACGGTTCCGCCGGCGCCTGGCCGAACTCGAAACGGCCCTGGCCGACCCGGTAGTGGCCACCCAACCGGCCAGGCTTCAGGAACTGGCACGTGAATACGCGCGGCTCAAAGAGCTTGTCACCACCGGGGACCAGTACCTCCGCGTCGAGGAAGAACTGCAACGGAACCGGGACCTTCTGGAGGCGGAACCGCCCCAGTCCGAACTGGCCCCGCTCATCCGCGAGGAAATCGCAAGGTGCGAATCGGACCTGGCACGTCTCACCCGGGAACTGCAACGGGGCTTGTTGCCCCCGGACCCGGCCGACCACCGCAACATCGTCATGGAAATCCGGGCCGGTGCCGGCGGTCAGGAGGCCGCCCTGTTCGCCGCGGACCTTTACCGCATGTACACCCGCTACGCCGAAGCTCGCGGCTGGAAGGTTGAACCCATCGACGCCAGCCCGTCCGACCTCGGCGGTTTCAAGGAGGTCATCTTCCTGGTCAGCGGTTCCGACGTCTATCAGCGGCTCAAATATGAGAGCGGTGTGCACCGCGTCCAGAGGGTGCCGGTGACCGAGGCCCAGGGGCGCATCCACACCAGCACGTGCACCGTCGCCGTCCTGCCCGAAGCGGAGGAAGTGGACGTCGAAATCAAACCCGAGGAACTCGAAATCACCGTCTCCCGGGCGTCCGGACCCGGTGGTCAGGGCGTGAACACCACCGATTCAGCCGTCCAGATCCTTCACAAACCCACGGGCCTGATCGTCCGTTGCGCAGATGAACGGTCCCAGCAGAAAAACAAGGCCAAGGCACTCCGCGTCCTGCGCGCCCGGTTGCTCGAGGCCAAACGGGCCGAGGAAGCCGCGCGTTACGCCGCCCAGCGTCGTGCCCAGGTCGGCACCGGCGAACGAAACGAGCGAATCCGCACCTACAATTTCCCCCAAAACCGCGTGACGGATCACCGGATTGACCTCACCCTTTACAACCTGGGCGCCATCCTGGACGGTGACCTCGATCCCGTCATCGAACCTCTGATGGCCCACGACCTGACCCGCCGCCTGGAGGAATGGACGCGCAATCAACCGGCCTGA
- a CDS encoding complex I subunit 4 family protein, whose translation MTMLGWLVVIPLVAALLVLLVPRDSARAPRRIALVATALTALLAVGVFVRYSGAPADADGYRMVTRIPGLGAPSLGMECRLGVDGLSVGLVLMGALVGWAAAVCSREIRRRTKEFYFLLLVMTGGILGAFASLDLFFFYFFHELALVPTFLMIGIWGRGEERGPAAFQMTLFLTAGALLVLIGLVALYLQVPAGDRTFDIPSLTRYFREHPLSAGTQARIYPLLLFGFGILVSLWPFHVWAPAGYAAAPSATAMLHAGVLKKFGLYGLLRVAQPWLPEAASDWMPVLAVLALGNLLYAGWVAMRQEDLGRLLGYASVAHMGFVFLGLAAWNQVGVTGAVVVMVAHGLLAALSFGLAGHLYKQTGTLAMRQMSGLGRAMPFWGAALVMAALAGCGLPGFANFIGEVTVFFGLWAEPALRGVTVAALFAALVVGAVYMLRAVRRLVHGPLPDGARPADVTGWPARLPYAVLLAVLLFFGWFPGGLVGKIDPAVAGLMPRTQSGVLATRSP comes from the coding sequence ATGACGATGCTGGGTTGGTTGGTGGTGATTCCCCTGGTGGCGGCGCTGTTGGTGCTGCTGGTACCACGCGACTCGGCGCGGGCACCCCGCCGGATCGCACTGGTGGCCACTGCGCTGACGGCCCTGTTGGCGGTGGGGGTGTTTGTGCGATATTCCGGGGCGCCAGCGGACGCCGACGGGTACCGGATGGTGACACGGATCCCCGGGCTGGGCGCGCCCTCGCTGGGAATGGAATGCCGGCTCGGCGTGGACGGGCTGAGCGTGGGCCTGGTGTTGATGGGCGCACTGGTGGGCTGGGCGGCCGCGGTTTGTTCACGGGAGATCCGCCGGCGGACCAAGGAGTTTTACTTTCTGTTGCTGGTGATGACGGGCGGCATCCTGGGCGCGTTTGCGTCGCTGGACCTCTTCTTCTTCTATTTCTTCCACGAACTGGCCCTGGTGCCAACGTTTCTGATGATCGGGATCTGGGGGCGCGGAGAGGAACGGGGACCGGCGGCGTTTCAAATGACGTTGTTTTTGACGGCGGGTGCCCTGCTGGTGTTGATCGGGCTGGTGGCGTTGTATCTGCAGGTGCCGGCGGGGGACCGGACGTTCGACATCCCGTCGTTGACCCGGTATTTCCGCGAGCATCCGCTTTCGGCCGGGACGCAGGCCCGGATCTATCCGCTGTTGCTGTTCGGTTTCGGGATTCTGGTGTCGTTGTGGCCGTTTCATGTGTGGGCACCGGCCGGGTATGCGGCGGCGCCGAGTGCAACGGCCATGTTGCATGCCGGCGTGTTGAAGAAGTTCGGGCTGTACGGTCTGTTGCGGGTGGCGCAGCCGTGGTTGCCGGAGGCGGCCTCGGACTGGATGCCGGTGTTGGCGGTGCTGGCGCTGGGGAACCTGTTGTATGCGGGCTGGGTGGCGATGCGGCAGGAGGACCTGGGCCGGCTGCTGGGTTATGCGAGTGTGGCGCACATGGGGTTCGTGTTTCTGGGGCTGGCGGCATGGAATCAGGTTGGCGTGACGGGTGCGGTGGTGGTGATGGTGGCGCACGGGTTGCTGGCGGCGCTGTCGTTCGGGTTGGCCGGACATCTATACAAGCAAACGGGCACGCTGGCGATGCGGCAGATGAGCGGGCTGGGTCGGGCCATGCCGTTTTGGGGGGCGGCCCTGGTGATGGCGGCGTTGGCCGGGTGTGGTCTGCCGGGGTTTGCCAATTTCATCGGGGAGGTGACGGTGTTTTTCGGCCTTTGGGCGGAGCCGGCTTTGCGCGGGGTGACCGTGGCAGCGTTGTTTGCGGCGCTGGTGGTGGGAGCGGTTTACATGTTGCGCGCGGTGCGGCGGTTGGTGCACGGCCCACTGCCGGACGGGGCCCGGCCCGCGGATGTGACGGGTTGGCCGGCCCGGCTGCCGTATGCGGTGTTGCTGGCAGTGCTGTTGTTCTTCGGCTGGTTCCCCGGCGGGTTGGTGGGGAAGATTGATCCTGCCGTGGCCGGGTTGATGCCGCGCACCCAGAGCGGCGTTTTGGCCACTCGCAGTCCGTGA
- the nuoL gene encoding NADH-quinone oxidoreductase subunit L, whose product MKGEGLLWWILLLPLAAAVGITLTSLRHPRRSAAWSIGAAVGSFLLTVVFWGLNGWTSGTVSVPWWSIGSWSVTFDLRVDPLSLVMLLVVTGVGSLIHLYSPGYMRGDAGFARYFACLSLFMFSMLGIVLAGNFLQMFVFWELVGVSSYLLIGHWFERPSAADAAKKAFLTNRLGDLGFLAGILMLYGLAGTLDFGRLELRWPGMAAELGITATAVGLLVFCGVVGKSAQFPLHVWLPDAMEGPTPVSALIHAATMVAAGVYLLCRVFFLFTPEALTVVAWVGGLTALLAALIAIQQNDIKRILAYSTLSQLGYMVMGVGLQAPAAGMFHLVTHAFFKALLFLGAGSVIVALHHEQDIWRMGGLRRRLPVTFWTFLVGTLALAGVWPLSGFYSKDTLLAAAWERSLPLFALGVGVAGLTSFYMFRLVWVAFLGEARTDTAAHATEPGQMMLWPLRILAVLSVAGGLMGIQAVLQGMLPGLEGAHGDSWWAQLWEPFHHAPVPALAGLVAMLAGLGLAWRFYAGASEDPLTERCPRVARWLRQRLYFDELYEATLIGLHEAWAMFVAGVERWVLQGFCVGLLRGGTDVLGQTMRLLQSGNLQTYALVFATGLAVVLWWILGG is encoded by the coding sequence ATGAAGGGCGAAGGTTTGTTGTGGTGGATTCTGTTGCTGCCGCTGGCGGCGGCGGTGGGGATCACGTTGACCTCGCTGCGACATCCGCGGCGGAGCGCGGCATGGTCCATCGGGGCCGCGGTGGGGAGTTTTCTGCTGACCGTGGTGTTTTGGGGGCTGAACGGGTGGACGTCCGGGACGGTCTCGGTGCCCTGGTGGAGCATCGGCTCGTGGTCGGTGACCTTCGATCTGCGGGTGGACCCGTTGAGTTTGGTGATGCTGCTGGTGGTGACCGGGGTGGGCAGCCTGATTCACCTGTATTCCCCGGGATACATGCGGGGCGACGCTGGGTTCGCACGGTATTTTGCCTGCCTGAGTTTGTTCATGTTCTCGATGCTGGGGATCGTGCTGGCGGGGAACTTTCTGCAGATGTTTGTGTTTTGGGAGCTGGTGGGGGTTTCGAGTTACCTCCTGATCGGGCACTGGTTTGAGCGGCCGTCGGCGGCCGATGCGGCCAAAAAGGCGTTTTTGACCAATCGGCTGGGGGACCTGGGATTCCTGGCGGGGATCCTGATGTTGTACGGACTGGCGGGGACCCTGGATTTCGGCCGGCTGGAACTGCGCTGGCCCGGGATGGCGGCGGAACTGGGGATAACGGCCACGGCGGTGGGGCTGCTGGTGTTCTGCGGGGTGGTGGGAAAATCCGCCCAGTTCCCGCTCCACGTTTGGTTGCCGGATGCCATGGAGGGTCCGACCCCGGTCAGCGCATTGATTCATGCGGCGACGATGGTGGCGGCGGGGGTGTATCTGCTCTGCCGGGTGTTTTTCCTGTTCACGCCCGAGGCCCTGACGGTGGTGGCCTGGGTGGGGGGCCTTACGGCGCTGCTGGCGGCGCTGATTGCCATCCAGCAAAACGACATCAAACGGATCCTGGCCTACTCGACGTTGTCGCAGCTGGGTTACATGGTGATGGGCGTGGGTTTGCAGGCGCCGGCGGCGGGGATGTTTCATCTGGTGACCCATGCGTTTTTCAAGGCGTTGTTGTTCCTCGGGGCCGGGTCGGTGATCGTGGCGCTGCATCATGAGCAGGACATCTGGCGGATGGGCGGGTTGCGTCGCCGGCTGCCGGTGACGTTCTGGACGTTCCTGGTCGGGACACTGGCGCTGGCCGGTGTGTGGCCGCTGAGCGGTTTTTACAGCAAGGACACGCTGCTGGCGGCGGCCTGGGAACGCAGTTTGCCCTTGTTTGCCCTGGGCGTGGGCGTGGCGGGACTGACGAGTTTTTACATGTTCCGGCTGGTGTGGGTGGCGTTTCTGGGCGAGGCACGCACCGACACGGCGGCGCATGCGACGGAGCCCGGGCAGATGATGCTCTGGCCGCTGCGCATTCTGGCGGTGCTGAGCGTGGCGGGCGGGCTGATGGGGATCCAGGCGGTGTTACAGGGCATGTTGCCGGGTTTGGAAGGTGCCCATGGGGATTCGTGGTGGGCGCAGTTGTGGGAGCCTTTCCATCATGCGCCGGTGCCGGCTCTGGCCGGTCTGGTGGCGATGCTGGCGGGCTTGGGACTGGCCTGGCGGTTCTACGCGGGGGCGTCGGAGGATCCCCTGACCGAGCGATGCCCGCGCGTGGCGCGCTGGCTCCGGCAGCGACTGTATTTTGACGAGTTGTATGAGGCCACGCTCATCGGACTGCACGAGGCATGGGCGATGTTCGTGGCCGGGGTGGAGCGGTGGGTGTTGCAGGGATTCTGTGTGGGATTGTTGCGGGGCGGGACGGACGTGCTGGGCCAGACGATGCGGTTGCTGCAGTCGGGCAACCTGCAGACCTATGCGCTGGTGTTTGCGACCGGCCTGGCGGTCGTTCTGTGGTGGATTTTGGGCGGGTGA
- the nuoK gene encoding NADH-quinone oxidoreductase subunit NuoK yields MGWKPGLEHYLTLSFLLFGLGLLGVVARRNLLVMYMSLELMLNAANLALVAFSRYRAEMQGQLLVFFVITVAAAEVAVGLALLVALYRQRRTAHVEDVSLLRL; encoded by the coding sequence ATGGGCTGGAAACCGGGGTTGGAACACTACCTGACGCTGAGTTTCCTGTTGTTCGGGTTGGGGCTGCTGGGCGTGGTGGCCCGGCGCAACCTGCTGGTGATGTACATGAGCCTGGAGCTGATGCTGAATGCGGCGAACCTGGCCCTGGTGGCCTTTTCACGGTATCGGGCCGAGATGCAGGGGCAGTTGCTGGTGTTTTTTGTGATCACGGTGGCGGCGGCGGAGGTGGCGGTGGGACTGGCCCTGCTGGTGGCGTTATATCGGCAGCGGCGCACGGCGCACGTGGAGGATGTGAGTTTGCTGCGTTTGTAG
- a CDS encoding NADH-quinone oxidoreductase subunit J family protein, with amino-acid sequence MTLPDLLFYVFGLVALVSGALVVWNPFSRNPVYSALFLAVTILALSGLFVLLGAYFVAAVQVLVYAGAVMVLFLFVLMLLDLQEEARRRLRWAGLLTGGAAAALVTGLLLRALWMARPGRELAAPEMDGTVRWLGRLLFTDYLLPLQVMGLLLLAAMVGAIVISKRDLP; translated from the coding sequence ATGACGCTGCCGGATTTGTTGTTTTACGTGTTTGGCCTGGTGGCGCTGGTCAGCGGGGCGCTGGTGGTGTGGAATCCGTTCAGCCGGAATCCCGTGTACAGTGCACTGTTTCTGGCGGTGACGATCCTGGCGTTGTCGGGTCTGTTTGTGTTGTTGGGGGCCTACTTTGTGGCCGCGGTCCAGGTGCTGGTCTACGCCGGGGCGGTGATGGTGTTGTTCCTGTTCGTACTGATGCTGCTGGATTTGCAGGAGGAGGCCCGGCGGCGACTGCGCTGGGCGGGTTTGCTGACCGGCGGGGCGGCGGCGGCCCTGGTGACAGGGCTGTTGTTACGGGCGCTCTGGATGGCGCGACCCGGCCGGGAGCTGGCCGCCCCGGAGATGGACGGTACGGTGCGGTGGCTGGGCCGGCTGTTGTTCACCGACTATTTGTTGCCGCTGCAGGTGATGGGGTTGTTGTTGTTGGCGGCCATGGTGGGGGCAATCGTGATCAGCAAACGCGATCTGCCGTGA
- a CDS encoding NADH-quinone oxidoreductase subunit I codes for MVPRKPLNFWERLYLPAVWGGLKVTLRHFFRKKVTLQYPEERWTVPEGYRGAPYLVRDQDGNTKCVSCQLCEFVCPPKAIRITPPGPDGPPADRPNAEKMPLQFEINMLRCIFCGFCQEVCPEEAIFLMKDYSLTGTSREEMIYNKEKLLALGGVHAGIQKWKHKLEEARAQEDFPVRT; via the coding sequence GTGGTTCCGCGCAAACCGCTGAATTTTTGGGAGCGGTTGTATTTGCCGGCGGTGTGGGGTGGGTTGAAGGTGACGCTGCGGCATTTCTTCCGGAAAAAGGTGACGTTGCAGTATCCGGAGGAGCGGTGGACGGTGCCGGAGGGTTACCGGGGCGCACCCTATCTGGTGCGGGACCAGGACGGCAACACCAAGTGCGTTTCCTGTCAGTTGTGCGAGTTTGTCTGCCCGCCCAAGGCGATCCGCATCACACCGCCCGGACCGGACGGGCCACCGGCCGACCGGCCCAATGCCGAGAAGATGCCGCTGCAGTTCGAGATCAACATGCTCCGGTGCATCTTCTGCGGGTTCTGCCAGGAGGTCTGCCCGGAAGAGGCCATCTTCCTGATGAAGGATTACTCGCTGACCGGCACCAGCCGCGAGGAGATGATTTACAACAAGGAGAAGCTGCTCGCCCTGGGGGGCGTGCATGCGGGGATCCAGAAATGGAAACACAAGCTGGAAGAGGCACGCGCACAGGAGGATTTCCCGGTGCGAACCTGA